In Streptomyces longhuiensis, the following proteins share a genomic window:
- the mmsA gene encoding multiple monosaccharide ABC transporter ATP-binding protein, translating to MEMRSIVKTFPGVKALADVSLSVRAGEVHAVCGENGAGKSTLMKVLSGVHPHGSYEGEILFEGEPCRFKDIGASEKRGIVIIHQELALVPYLSLAENIFLGNEHATRGVISWGETLKHATDLLRRVGLNEHPQTRVADIGVGKQQLVEIAKALSKEVKLLILDEPTAALNDEDSGKLLDLILELKGQGITSIIISHKLNEIARVADSVTVIRDGHSIETLDVKAAETTEERIIRAMVGRDLDHRFPERTPHPQDHTAAPALEIRDWTVFHPIDQQRKVVDSVSLNVRRGEIVGIAGLMGAGRTELAMSVFGRAYGKYAGGSVLKDGTEIRTRTVPEAVGHGIAYVTEDRKHYGLNLIDSINRNISLSALRKVARRGVVDEHEERKVSEGFRKSMNIKAPNVSEPVGRLSGGNQQKVVLSKWIFAGPDVLILDEPTRGIDVGAKYEIYTVIDQLAAEGKAVVFISSELPELLGMCDRIYTMSAGRLTGEVPRAEATQEVLMRHMTKDKR from the coding sequence CTGGAAATGCGCTCGATCGTCAAGACCTTTCCCGGCGTCAAGGCGCTCGCGGACGTCTCTCTGAGCGTGCGCGCGGGCGAGGTCCACGCCGTCTGCGGGGAGAACGGCGCCGGGAAGTCGACGCTGATGAAGGTCCTCAGCGGCGTTCACCCGCACGGCAGTTACGAGGGGGAGATCCTCTTCGAGGGCGAGCCGTGCCGGTTCAAGGACATCGGGGCGAGCGAGAAGCGCGGCATCGTGATCATCCACCAGGAGCTCGCCCTGGTGCCGTACCTCTCACTCGCCGAGAACATCTTCCTCGGCAACGAGCACGCCACGCGAGGCGTGATCAGCTGGGGCGAGACCCTGAAGCACGCCACGGACCTGCTGCGGCGGGTCGGTCTGAACGAGCACCCGCAGACCCGCGTCGCCGACATCGGCGTCGGCAAGCAGCAGCTGGTCGAGATCGCCAAGGCCCTGTCGAAGGAGGTGAAACTGCTCATCCTCGACGAGCCGACGGCCGCGCTCAACGACGAGGACAGCGGCAAACTCCTCGATCTGATCCTGGAGTTGAAGGGCCAGGGCATCACCTCGATCATCATCTCGCACAAGCTCAACGAGATCGCCCGGGTCGCGGACTCCGTGACGGTCATCCGCGACGGGCACTCCATCGAGACGCTCGACGTGAAGGCCGCGGAGACGACCGAGGAGCGGATCATCCGCGCCATGGTCGGCCGCGACCTCGACCACCGCTTCCCGGAGCGCACCCCGCACCCGCAGGACCACACGGCGGCGCCGGCCCTCGAGATCCGCGACTGGACCGTCTTCCACCCCATCGACCAGCAGCGCAAGGTCGTCGACTCGGTGTCCCTGAACGTGCGCCGCGGGGAGATCGTCGGCATCGCGGGGCTGATGGGCGCGGGCCGCACGGAACTCGCGATGAGCGTGTTCGGGCGGGCCTACGGGAAATACGCGGGCGGCAGCGTCCTCAAGGACGGCACCGAGATCCGTACCCGCACCGTCCCCGAGGCGGTCGGCCACGGCATCGCGTACGTCACCGAGGACCGCAAGCACTACGGCCTCAACCTCATCGACTCCATCAACCGAAACATCTCGCTGAGCGCGCTGCGCAAGGTCGCCCGGCGCGGGGTCGTCGACGAGCACGAGGAGCGGAAGGTCTCCGAGGGCTTCCGCAAGTCCATGAACATCAAGGCACCCAACGTCTCCGAGCCCGTGGGCCGGCTGTCCGGCGGCAACCAGCAGAAGGTCGTCCTCAGCAAGTGGATCTTCGCGGGGCCCGATGTGCTGATCCTCGACGAGCCGACCCGCGGCATCGACGTCGGTGCGAAGTACGAGATCTACACGGTGATCGACCAACTGGCCGCCGAGGGCAAGGCCGTTGTCTTCATCTCCTCCGAACTGCCCGAGCTGCTCGGCATGTGCGACCGGATCTACACGATGTCGGCCGGACGGCTCACCGGTGAGGTCCCGCGAGCGGAGGCCACCCAGGAAGTGCTGATGCGGCACATGACCAAGGACAAGAGGTAG
- the mmsB gene encoding multiple monosaccharide ABC transporter permease, giving the protein MSTNLKAGPPAGAAAPNESGDTGHAAGLGRLIIDGMRRNMRQYGMLFALGLIVILFEVWTGGDLLLPRNVSNLVLQNSYILILAIGMMIVIIAGHIDLSVGSITAFTGALAAVLMVTHHWSWPVAAIAVLAVGAVAGAMQGFFIAYLGIPSFIVTLAGMLLFRGLTEIFLKGQTLGPFPEGLQKVANGFLPEVGPDTNYHNLTLLLGLGLIALVVWQEVRDRKRQQEYALDVLPAKLFALKLTALVAAVLVFTLLLASYKGAPVVLIVLAVLLVAFGYVMRNAVIGRHVYAIGGNLPAAKLSGVRDKKVTFAVFLNMGMLAALAGLVFAARFNAASPKAGVNFELEAIAASFIGGASMSGGVGTVLGAIIGGTVLGVLNNGMNLVGVGTDWQQVIKGLVLLAAVGFDVWNKRKVGS; this is encoded by the coding sequence ATGAGCACGAACCTGAAGGCCGGGCCACCGGCCGGCGCCGCGGCCCCGAACGAGTCCGGAGACACCGGGCACGCGGCCGGTCTCGGCCGGCTGATCATCGACGGCATGCGCCGCAACATGCGGCAGTACGGGATGCTCTTCGCCCTCGGCCTGATCGTGATCCTTTTCGAGGTCTGGACGGGCGGCGACCTGCTGCTGCCGCGCAACGTCTCGAACCTGGTGCTGCAGAACAGCTACATCCTGATCCTGGCGATCGGCATGATGATCGTCATCATCGCGGGCCACATCGACCTGTCGGTCGGCTCCATCACCGCGTTCACGGGGGCGCTCGCCGCGGTGCTCATGGTCACGCACCACTGGTCGTGGCCGGTGGCCGCGATCGCGGTCCTCGCCGTCGGCGCGGTCGCCGGGGCCATGCAGGGCTTCTTCATCGCCTACCTCGGCATACCGTCGTTCATCGTGACCCTGGCGGGCATGCTGCTCTTCCGCGGACTGACGGAGATCTTCCTCAAGGGGCAGACGCTCGGCCCGTTCCCCGAAGGACTGCAGAAGGTCGCCAACGGCTTCCTGCCCGAGGTCGGCCCCGACACGAACTACCACAACCTCACCCTGCTCCTCGGCCTCGGACTCATCGCCCTCGTCGTGTGGCAGGAGGTGCGCGACCGCAAGCGCCAGCAGGAGTACGCGCTCGACGTACTGCCCGCGAAGCTGTTCGCGCTGAAGCTCACCGCGCTGGTCGCCGCCGTCCTCGTCTTCACCCTGCTGCTCGCCAGCTACAAGGGCGCGCCCGTGGTACTGATCGTCCTGGCCGTGCTCCTCGTCGCCTTCGGCTACGTGATGCGCAACGCGGTGATCGGCCGCCATGTGTACGCGATCGGCGGCAACCTGCCGGCGGCGAAGCTCTCCGGCGTCCGGGACAAGAAGGTCACCTTCGCTGTCTTCCTCAATATGGGGATGCTGGCGGCGCTCGCGGGCCTGGTCTTCGCGGCCCGCTTCAACGCCGCGTCGCCGAAGGCGGGCGTCAACTTCGAACTCGAGGCGATCGCCGCCTCGTTCATCGGCGGCGCGTCGATGAGCGGCGGCGTCGGCACGGTGCTCGGCGCGATCATCGGCGGCACCGTCCTCGGCGTCCTGAACAACGGCATGAACCTCGTCGGCGTCGGCACCGACTGGCAGCAGGTCATCAAGGGCCTGGTCCTGCTCGCGGCGGTGGGCTTCGACGTGTGGAACAAGCGCAAGGTCGGTTCGTAG